Proteins co-encoded in one Planctomycetota bacterium genomic window:
- a CDS encoding NADH-quinone oxidoreductase subunit M: protein MIPAALVVVLLGGGIGALLAGRRPGWARGLAVAALAADLALAAWAAAAPGVEEASWPWIPRFGAGLRLSLDSLSLALVFLTLFLGLIAVAASWTEIRERVGFFHFNLLWTLAGVVGVFVAFDLLLFYLFWELMLVPMTFLIGIWGHERRLAASLKFFVFTQAGGLFLLLAILALSVLHERATGERTFSYRSLLGTPLGAGAEAWLLAGFLGAFLVKLPAVPLHAWLPDAHTEAPTGGSVILAGLLLKTGGYGLLRFAVPLFPGAAEALAPFGRALGAVGILYGAFLAFAQTDLKRLVAYTSVSHMGFVLLGVFSRNEEGLRGAVAQMVGHGLATGALFLLAGAIEERTRTRDLDRLGGLWPSVPRLGTAALFFTAAGIGLPGLAPFVGEFLTLLGAYRRE, encoded by the coding sequence ATGATTCCGGCGGCGCTTGTGGTCGTGCTCCTGGGGGGCGGGATCGGGGCGCTTCTGGCGGGGCGCCGACCGGGATGGGCGCGGGGCCTCGCGGTGGCGGCGCTCGCGGCGGACCTGGCGCTGGCGGCGTGGGCTGCGGCGGCGCCGGGGGTGGAAGAGGCGTCGTGGCCCTGGATCCCCCGCTTCGGCGCGGGCCTCCGCCTGAGCCTGGACTCGCTGAGTCTGGCGCTGGTGTTCTTGACGCTGTTTCTGGGCCTGATCGCCGTGGCGGCGTCGTGGACGGAGATCCGGGAGCGGGTGGGATTCTTTCACTTCAACCTGCTCTGGACGCTGGCGGGGGTGGTGGGGGTCTTCGTCGCGTTCGATCTTCTGCTTTTTTATCTCTTCTGGGAGCTGATGCTGGTCCCGATGACGTTCCTGATCGGCATCTGGGGGCACGAGCGGCGGCTGGCGGCGTCGCTGAAATTTTTCGTCTTCACGCAGGCGGGAGGGCTGTTTCTCCTGCTGGCGATCCTGGCGCTTTCGGTCCTGCACGAGCGTGCGACGGGGGAGCGGACGTTCTCCTATCGAAGCCTGCTCGGCACGCCGCTGGGGGCGGGGGCGGAAGCGTGGCTCCTGGCGGGGTTTCTCGGGGCGTTCCTGGTGAAGTTGCCCGCCGTGCCGCTTCACGCGTGGCTTCCGGACGCGCACACGGAGGCGCCCACGGGGGGCAGCGTGATTCTGGCGGGACTGCTCCTGAAGACGGGGGGCTACGGTCTTCTTCGCTTCGCCGTTCCGCTTTTTCCCGGCGCGGCGGAGGCGTTGGCGCCGTTCGGGCGGGCGCTCGGGGCGGTGGGGATTCTCTACGGAGCGTTCCTCGCGTTCGCGCAGACGGACCTCAAGCGCCTGGTGGCGTACACGAGCGTGAGCCACATGGGATTCGTCCTCCTGGGGGTGTTTTCGCGGAACGAGGAGGGGCTGCGCGGGGCGGTGGCGCAGATGGTGGGACACGGGCTGGCGACGGGGGCGCTTTTCCTGCTGGCCGGCGCGATCGAGGAGCGGACGCGCACGCGGGACCTGGACCGGCTGGGGGGGCTCTGGCCGTCCGTGCCCCGGCTGGGGACCGCCGCGCTGTTCTTCACGGCGGCCGGGATCGGCCTGCCCGGCCTGGCGCCGTTTGTGGGAGAGTTCCTGACGCTTCTGGGGGCGTATCGGCGGGAGC